One window from the genome of Thermoanaerobaculia bacterium encodes:
- a CDS encoding ABC transporter ATP-binding protein, with product MTEGLAVAALRAGYGRETALDGVDFAVAPGRVVALAGENGSGKSTLLKAIAGVVPRRTGDVRLDGESIRSWPRRKVARSIAYAAQSAELIFPITVRDLVLQGRAPWRSGFLWESDEDLAIAEDAMRACDVRELADRDATRLSGGERRRAFLARLLAQQARVWLLDEPTADLDPRHRLEFLEVLGQAHARARPIVLWATHDVNEALVIADDMLLLRRGRLVAAGAVDEVLASGSLESAFSIRAAIERDAGGRPRVTFSR from the coding sequence GTGACGGAAGGCCTCGCGGTTGCGGCGCTCCGAGCGGGATACGGCAGGGAGACGGCGCTCGACGGCGTGGATTTCGCCGTCGCGCCGGGCCGCGTCGTCGCGCTCGCCGGCGAGAACGGTTCCGGGAAGTCGACGCTGCTGAAGGCGATCGCCGGCGTCGTGCCGCGCCGGACCGGCGACGTGCGCCTGGACGGGGAATCGATCCGCTCCTGGCCGCGCCGGAAGGTCGCGCGGTCGATCGCCTATGCCGCGCAGTCGGCGGAGCTGATCTTTCCGATCACCGTCCGGGATCTCGTCCTGCAGGGTCGCGCGCCGTGGCGCTCCGGATTCCTCTGGGAGAGCGACGAGGACCTCGCGATCGCGGAGGACGCGATGCGCGCCTGCGACGTGCGGGAGCTCGCGGACCGCGACGCGACCAGGCTCTCCGGGGGAGAGCGTCGGCGGGCGTTCCTCGCGCGTCTCCTCGCCCAGCAGGCGCGGGTCTGGCTGCTCGACGAGCCGACGGCCGATCTCGACCCCCGCCACCGCCTCGAGTTCCTCGAGGTGCTCGGGCAGGCGCACGCGCGGGCTCGGCCGATCGTCCTCTGGGCGACGCACGACGTCAACGAAGCGCTCGTGATCGCCGACGACATGCTCCTGCTGCGCCGCGGGCGCCTGGTCGCGGCGGGCGCGGTCGACGAGGTGCTCGCGTCCGGGTCTCTCGAGTCGGCGTTCTCGATCCGGGCCGCCATCGAGCGGGACGCCGGCGGGAGACCCCGGGTGACCTTCTCCCGGTAG
- a CDS encoding iron ABC transporter permease: protein MRTRSGTSTAAAVASAFAILAAAAVFAVLAGSVPLSFAALRSGDPVARAVLALRLPRVALAAGTGGALAIAGAALQALLKNPLADPFLLGTSGGAAAGAAIAIFFGASALASPLGAFLGAGAATAAVLLLALRSGRIDLQRLLLAGVTANAFFSAVILLLFSASPGARSRSMLFWMMGSLSEARGSEAAALAGYLAAGGLLLLAAAPSLNLFLVGEESAASLGVAVERTKAAVFAAAALLAGAATAFVGIVGFVGLIAPHLSRLAWGNDQRRLLPCSAAVGAALVVLADALSRYLFAPAEIPIGAVTALVGVPFFLVALRRVS, encoded by the coding sequence ATGAGGACGAGGAGCGGGACGTCCACGGCGGCAGCCGTCGCGTCCGCTTTCGCGATCCTGGCGGCGGCGGCGGTCTTCGCGGTCCTCGCGGGGAGCGTGCCGCTCTCCTTCGCCGCGCTGCGGAGCGGGGATCCGGTCGCGCGCGCCGTTCTCGCGCTCCGGCTTCCGCGCGTCGCCCTCGCGGCCGGAACCGGCGGGGCGCTCGCGATCGCGGGAGCGGCCCTCCAGGCGCTCCTCAAGAATCCGCTCGCCGACCCGTTTCTCCTGGGGACCTCCGGAGGCGCGGCCGCGGGAGCCGCGATCGCGATCTTCTTCGGAGCGTCCGCGCTCGCGTCGCCGCTCGGGGCGTTCCTCGGCGCCGGCGCCGCGACCGCCGCCGTTCTCCTCCTCGCGCTGCGCTCCGGACGGATCGACCTGCAGCGGCTCCTGCTCGCGGGCGTGACCGCGAACGCCTTCTTCTCGGCGGTGATCCTCCTCCTCTTTTCGGCGTCTCCGGGCGCCCGCTCGCGTTCGATGCTCTTCTGGATGATGGGAAGTCTCTCGGAGGCGCGGGGGAGCGAGGCGGCCGCGCTCGCCGGGTATCTCGCCGCGGGCGGCCTGCTCCTCCTCGCGGCGGCTCCTTCGCTGAATCTCTTCCTGGTCGGCGAAGAGAGCGCCGCATCGCTCGGCGTGGCGGTGGAACGCACCAAGGCGGCCGTCTTCGCGGCGGCCGCGCTCCTCGCCGGCGCCGCGACGGCGTTCGTCGGCATCGTGGGTTTCGTGGGGCTGATCGCCCCGCATCTGTCCCGCCTCGCGTGGGGAAACGACCAGCGCCGGCTGCTCCCGTGCAGCGCCGCCGTCGGGGCGGCGCTCGTCGTTCTCGCCGACGCCCTCTCCCGGTATCTCTTCGCTCCGGCCGAGATCCCGATCGGCGCGGTGACCGCGCTCGTCGGCGTGCCGTTCTTCCTCGTCGCGCTGAGGCGGGTCTCGTGA